A single Leptolyngbya sp. FACHB-261 DNA region contains:
- a CDS encoding nucleoside hydrolase, with the protein MSARPLLIDCDPGQDDAVALLLALASPAELNVLGVTTVAGNVPLALTQKNARKVCELAGRADVPVYAGCPRPLLRPLATAEYVHGPSGLDGVDLPEPTLPLQAQHGVDFLIDSLMTASTSLTVATLGPPTNLAVAIVKEPRILSQIGEVVLMGGAIGEGNVTASAEFNIYVDPHAAQIVFSSGVKLTMIGLDVTHRVITTPERLAAIRGLGTRVGGVTADLLTYYGTYDIERYSLPGGPLHDPCVIAYLLQPDLFKSRPLYVEIETHSELTLGRTVVDLWNSSQREPNVNVVQAVDAEGFYTLLTERLARL; encoded by the coding sequence ATGAGTGCCAGACCCCTCCTGATCGACTGTGACCCCGGCCAAGATGATGCAGTTGCCCTCCTGTTGGCGCTAGCCTCGCCTGCTGAACTGAACGTGCTAGGCGTAACCACTGTGGCTGGGAATGTTCCATTAGCCCTCACGCAGAAAAATGCCCGCAAGGTTTGCGAGTTGGCAGGGCGAGCCGATGTGCCAGTCTACGCAGGCTGTCCACGCCCCCTACTGCGTCCTCTGGCGACCGCAGAATATGTGCACGGCCCCAGTGGCCTAGATGGAGTCGATCTGCCTGAGCCAACCCTGCCCCTGCAAGCCCAGCATGGTGTTGACTTTCTAATTGACAGCCTGATGACGGCTAGCACGTCACTGACCGTGGCCACGCTGGGTCCTCCGACCAATCTCGCTGTGGCTATCGTCAAAGAGCCGCGCATCCTGAGCCAAATTGGCGAAGTGGTCTTGATGGGTGGCGCAATTGGTGAGGGCAATGTGACCGCCAGCGCTGAGTTCAATATCTATGTTGATCCGCATGCTGCGCAGATTGTGTTCAGCTCCGGGGTCAAGCTGACCATGATCGGCCTGGATGTCACCCATCGGGTGATCACCACGCCTGAGCGTCTGGCAGCGATTCGTGGCCTCGGCACTCGCGTGGGCGGTGTGACCGCAGACCTGCTCACCTACTACGGCACCTATGACATCGAGCGCTATAGCCTGCCCGGTGGTCCCCTGCATGACCCTTGCGTAATTGCCTATCTGCTCCAGCCGGATCTATTTAAGTCGCGCCCTTTATATGTAGAAATCGAGACGCACAGCGAACTGACCCTGGGGCGCACGGTGGTTGACCTCTGGAACAGCAGTCAGCGAGAGCCTAACGTGAATGTGGTGCAGGCTGTGGATGCTGAGGGCTTCTACACCTTGCTCACCGAGCGTTTGGCCCGCCTTTAG
- a CDS encoding GNAT family N-acetyltransferase codes for MLIRDATEADLPAIVEIYNSAIPSCTATADLEPISVESRLAWFREHTPNHRPVWVMDTDSSIAGWLSFQSFYGRPAYRHTAEISIYVAPEYRRQGVGRQLLKHAIVRSADLDLNALLGLVFAHNHASLKLLEGFGFQRWGYLPQVAVLRDDQRDLVILGLQLSSSNLTRSVSKSMEGSI; via the coding sequence ATGCTCATCCGCGACGCTACAGAAGCTGATTTGCCAGCCATCGTCGAGATTTACAACAGTGCAATTCCCAGTTGCACAGCCACTGCTGATCTAGAGCCAATTTCAGTTGAAAGCCGCCTAGCCTGGTTCCGCGAACATACACCAAACCACCGACCGGTTTGGGTGATGGACACGGACAGTAGCATTGCTGGCTGGCTCAGTTTTCAGTCGTTTTATGGGCGGCCCGCCTATCGCCATACTGCAGAAATTAGTATCTACGTTGCCCCTGAATATCGACGTCAGGGCGTGGGCCGTCAATTGCTCAAACATGCCATTGTCAGAAGTGCTGACCTCGACTTAAATGCCCTGCTGGGTCTGGTGTTTGCGCACAATCATGCCAGTCTGAAGCTACTGGAAGGCTTCGGGTTTCAACGCTGGGGATATCTGCCTCAAGTGGCTGTCCTCAGAGATGACCAGCGCGATTTGGTTATTCTGGGGTTACAACTGAGTAGCTCAAATCTGACCAGGTCGGTCTCAAAGTCAATGGAAGGCTCTATCTAG
- a CDS encoding DUF3747 domain-containing protein, translating to MINVSPRLKMIALATAAFAMSAISPVLAASFGQKEVDQGRMIAIAAPRGVNAHQLLVLEQVSDKQACWSETGSSPTLVDPLLLKFDFTGICGRSTDSNGYSIRMAEQDLGLRYSLRVVHRNGDIVLLGAPNNPNNGPEVEIGRVNGETNGFAKINLNPGWRFTKRTFEGKTLGHFYLTSDTDLASLPNPGAGNGPIPVTPSPVTPAPGTPVPVTPMPGSSPAPTPGTSPAPSPGPVVMPPVTPGPIFPGPVVVTPPVNPTNPVPAVPSKFRDIGNDVYAKEIEAAVAEGFVAGFSEDSTFRPEVALTREQLVSMVLEALGKLPNANLTLPTQAAANPYPDVNASRWSAAKIQFARDNQIVSGYQDGSFRPNQPVTRAELMAVLRRAAEFGKAKRGLSTTLTPKQAELTFSDTGRHWAGPLVGQMSSYCRVASPLNEVGTNFAPDSAAKRNYAAAATLRMLNCVKTEF from the coding sequence ATGATTAACGTTTCGCCTCGCCTCAAAATGATTGCGCTCGCTACTGCAGCTTTTGCGATGAGTGCGATTAGCCCTGTACTTGCAGCTAGTTTTGGTCAGAAAGAAGTTGACCAAGGCCGTATGATTGCCATTGCCGCACCCCGAGGTGTCAATGCACATCAGCTGCTGGTTCTAGAGCAGGTTTCTGATAAGCAAGCCTGCTGGAGCGAAACCGGTTCTAGCCCAACCCTGGTGGATCCCCTGTTGCTGAAATTTGATTTCACGGGCATTTGTGGACGCAGCACCGACAGCAATGGTTATTCCATTCGCATGGCAGAGCAAGATTTGGGTTTGCGATACAGTTTGCGGGTTGTCCATCGCAACGGTGACATCGTTTTATTGGGTGCACCTAACAACCCCAACAACGGTCCAGAAGTTGAAATCGGTAGAGTCAATGGCGAGACCAATGGCTTCGCCAAGATCAATCTGAATCCAGGTTGGCGCTTCACCAAGCGCACCTTTGAAGGCAAGACCCTGGGTCACTTCTATCTCACCAGTGATACAGACCTTGCCTCTCTACCCAACCCTGGTGCTGGCAATGGCCCCATACCTGTGACCCCCAGCCCTGTGACACCAGCACCAGGGACACCAGTTCCAGTCACGCCAATGCCTGGATCAAGCCCCGCGCCAACCCCAGGCACCAGCCCGGCCCCCAGCCCAGGCCCCGTAGTTATGCCTCCGGTCACCCCCGGCCCCATCTTCCCAGGTCCTGTGGTCGTGACGCCGCCGGTTAATCCCACCAATCCTGTTCCTGCTGTTCCTTCTAAGTTCCGTGACATCGGCAATGATGTCTATGCCAAGGAGATCGAAGCAGCCGTTGCGGAGGGCTTTGTGGCGGGCTTCTCTGAGGACAGTACCTTCCGTCCAGAAGTGGCGCTGACCCGTGAGCAGTTGGTGTCGATGGTGTTGGAAGCGCTGGGTAAGCTGCCCAATGCCAACCTCACACTGCCCACTCAAGCTGCGGCCAATCCCTACCCGGATGTTAATGCCTCTCGTTGGAGTGCAGCCAAGATTCAGTTCGCCCGTGACAACCAGATCGTCAGCGGCTACCAGGACGGCAGCTTCCGGCCTAACCAGCCTGTAACCCGCGCCGAGCTGATGGCAGTTCTGCGTCGGGCGGCTGAGTTCGGTAAGGCCAAGCGAGGCTTGAGCACAACCCTAACGCCCAAGCAAGCCGAGCTGACCTTTTCGGATACTGGTCGCCACTGGGCAGGTCCACTGGTTGGACAGATGTCGTCCTACTGCCGAGTTGCTTCGCCGCTGAATGAAGTGGGCACCAACTTTGCTCCTGATTCAGCTGCCAAACGCAACTACGCTGCTGCGGCAACGCTGCGGATGCTGAACTGTGTCAAGACCGAATTCTAA
- a CDS encoding thioredoxin family protein, whose translation MALTYSTKLDIGIPAPDFQLPGTDGETYSLASFAPAPALVVVFTCNHCPYARAIEDRLIATAQAYQPRGAQFVAISANDAQNYPDDSFEKMQERAHSKNYPFPYLYDESQAVAKAYDAVCTPDLYIFDAERKLVYHGRFDDNWKESSQVTRKDLELALEEVLAGKPVSFDQLPSMGCNIKWRAA comes from the coding sequence ATGGCTCTGACCTACTCCACCAAACTGGATATCGGCATTCCTGCCCCTGACTTTCAGCTACCCGGCACCGATGGCGAAACCTACAGCCTTGCCAGCTTTGCTCCAGCGCCAGCCCTAGTGGTCGTCTTCACCTGCAATCACTGTCCCTATGCCCGCGCAATTGAGGATCGGTTGATTGCTACTGCCCAGGCTTACCAACCTCGCGGCGCGCAGTTCGTAGCTATCTCTGCCAACGACGCTCAGAACTACCCCGACGACTCCTTCGAAAAAATGCAGGAACGGGCCCACAGCAAAAACTATCCCTTCCCCTATCTCTACGACGAATCCCAAGCGGTTGCCAAAGCCTACGATGCTGTTTGCACCCCAGATCTCTACATCTTTGATGCAGAACGCAAGCTGGTTTATCACGGTCGCTTTGATGACAACTGGAAAGAGTCTAGCCAGGTGACGCGCAAAGACCTGGAACTGGCGCTCGAAGAAGTCTTAGCGGGCAAACCGGTGAGCTTCGATCAGTTGCCTTCGATGGGTTGCAATATCAAGTGGCGAGCGGCTTAG
- the hpxZ gene encoding oxalurate catabolism protein HpxZ — MTSDANKMINIPEVVAEVTAAFNRYEVALIGNDVAVLDELFWNSPHTIRYGATENLYGYEAIAHFRQNRAPINLQRVLFNTVITTYGRDFATANTEFKRQSSERLGRQSQTWIRTAEGWRIVSAHVSVLLEPS; from the coding sequence ATGACTTCTGATGCTAACAAGATGATCAATATTCCTGAAGTAGTCGCAGAGGTGACGGCAGCTTTCAACCGCTATGAGGTTGCCTTGATAGGCAATGACGTTGCCGTTCTAGATGAGCTGTTCTGGAATAGTCCCCACACCATCCGCTATGGTGCCACCGAGAATCTCTATGGTTACGAGGCAATTGCCCACTTCCGCCAGAACCGCGCTCCTATCAATTTGCAGCGGGTCTTGTTCAATACAGTGATCACCACCTACGGGCGAGACTTTGCCACTGCCAATACCGAATTCAAGCGACAAAGCTCTGAGCGGCTAGGCCGCCAAAGCCAGACCTGGATCAGAACCGCTGAGGGCTGGCGCATTGTTAGCGCCCATGTCTCGGTATTGCTAGAGCCTAGTTAG
- a CDS encoding FHA domain-containing protein, whose translation MSSSSPPLIQTLTPERWAGLTMNFIDAGVVGLLVKNGQLVRRMEPGRYFNFAIPWLEKCELVLVDTKLRNLELVSKGDFLSQDQFLINVSLSAIYQVVDPKRVALELSDPIAALTSAIKDSMGVAIGQLTVQQLTQQGRVFVRQYLLDHAEIAYPLGFALEDVRVSDVSFPQGPGVIRQMEGLSARAEATYQAGLQAQIAEAGRPLMQPLMSPMQQVNLVSGAAPSPDPASAALLEPATFVLEPEAKASLPAQDAPVLPATVMHPTPAVAATARLVHRKSGAVVSLAANPFTIGREPRNSLVLQDPLSSRYHAQIQQVAEGQASKRYRLLDVGSSNGTFVNGQRLVPNQPVWLSAGALVVIGEQEWVFEV comes from the coding sequence ATGTCTAGCAGTTCGCCACCGCTGATCCAAACCCTGACCCCAGAACGCTGGGCGGGCCTGACCATGAACTTTATTGATGCTGGCGTGGTAGGTCTGCTGGTCAAGAATGGTCAGTTGGTTCGCCGCATGGAGCCGGGCCGCTATTTTAACTTTGCGATTCCCTGGTTGGAAAAGTGTGAGCTAGTTCTGGTTGATACCAAACTGCGTAACCTGGAGCTGGTTTCTAAGGGCGACTTTTTATCTCAAGATCAGTTCTTAATTAACGTCTCGCTCAGCGCCATTTACCAAGTCGTTGACCCCAAACGGGTTGCCTTGGAGTTGTCAGATCCGATTGCTGCGCTGACGAGTGCGATCAAAGACAGTATGGGAGTTGCAATTGGACAGTTGACCGTTCAGCAACTCACGCAGCAGGGGCGCGTGTTTGTGCGGCAATATCTGTTGGATCATGCGGAAATCGCCTATCCCCTGGGGTTCGCCCTGGAAGATGTGCGCGTGAGTGACGTCAGCTTTCCTCAAGGTCCAGGCGTTATTCGTCAGATGGAGGGCTTGAGCGCTAGAGCTGAGGCCACTTACCAGGCGGGTCTGCAAGCGCAGATTGCCGAGGCAGGGCGACCCCTCATGCAACCCTTGATGTCCCCTATGCAGCAGGTGAATCTGGTTTCTGGCGCGGCGCCTAGCCCTGACCCAGCTTCAGCAGCGCTGCTGGAACCGGCCACTTTTGTCCTGGAGCCAGAGGCCAAAGCCAGCCTTCCGGCTCAAGATGCCCCGGTCTTACCTGCGACTGTTATGCACCCCACTCCGGCGGTAGCGGCAACGGCGCGGCTAGTTCACCGCAAGTCTGGAGCGGTGGTGTCGCTCGCCGCTAACCCTTTCACGATTGGGCGTGAACCCAGGAATAGCCTAGTTTTGCAAGATCCGCTCAGCTCCCGCTATCATGCTCAGATCCAGCAGGTCGCTGAAGGGCAAGCTAGTAAGCGCTACCGACTGCTGGATGTGGGTAGCTCGAATGGCACCTTTGTCAATGGGCAGCGCTTGGTGCCGAATCAGCCTGTCTGGCTGAGCGCTGGAGCGCTAGTTGTCATCGGTGAGCAGGAATGGGTATTTGAGGTCTGA
- a CDS encoding alkaline phosphatase has protein sequence MRNARRIVGPEALDSSDFTARVDLTGLPAGQQIFYRVSFQDLADSSLTSAPVTGSLRTAPAGNRDIRFVWSGDTAGQGWGINPEWGGMKIYEAMRQLNPDFFIHSGDNIYADNPILSEVKLDDGSVWKNLTTPEKAKVAETLAEFRGNYAYNLLDEQVRRFNAQVPMLSQWDDHETHNNWFPGKMLTDDDRYTVKSCDVLAARAKQAFLEYMPIRFEPSDPERIYRSFNYGPSLEILMLDQRSYRGPNTANRQTTTSAETAFLGSDQTRWLKQTLKASRATWKVIASDMPIGLVVADGQTAFENGANGDGPALGRELETADLLRFIKQNNIRNVVWLTADVHYAAAHYYDPAKAQFTEFKPFWEFVAGPLHSGTFGPNKLDNTFGPEVRFQSVPDGMKANRPPSEGLQFFGQVQIDGDSQVMSVSLHNLTGNKLYQVDLQPEA, from the coding sequence TTGCGCAACGCACGACGAATTGTTGGGCCAGAAGCTCTTGACAGCAGCGATTTCACAGCGCGAGTTGACCTCACTGGTTTACCCGCAGGACAGCAGATTTTTTATCGGGTGAGCTTTCAAGATCTGGCTGATTCTAGTTTGACCAGTGCACCAGTTACGGGCAGCTTGCGCACTGCTCCCGCAGGCAATCGAGACATTCGCTTTGTCTGGTCAGGTGACACGGCGGGACAGGGTTGGGGCATCAACCCAGAGTGGGGTGGCATGAAGATCTACGAGGCAATGCGCCAGCTCAATCCCGACTTCTTTATTCACTCTGGCGACAATATTTACGCCGATAACCCAATTCTGTCTGAAGTCAAACTCGACGATGGCAGCGTTTGGAAAAACTTGACGACACCTGAGAAAGCCAAAGTTGCCGAAACTCTGGCCGAATTTCGCGGCAACTATGCCTACAACTTGCTAGATGAGCAGGTGCGACGTTTCAATGCACAGGTGCCCATGCTCAGTCAGTGGGATGACCATGAAACGCACAATAACTGGTTTCCGGGCAAGATGCTCACCGACGATGATCGCTACACCGTTAAGAGCTGTGATGTTTTAGCCGCACGGGCAAAACAGGCGTTTTTGGAATACATGCCGATCCGCTTTGAACCCAGTGACCCAGAGCGCATTTATCGCAGCTTTAACTATGGGCCTTCGCTGGAGATTTTGATGCTCGATCAGCGCAGTTATCGAGGGCCAAATACGGCTAACCGCCAAACCACTACCAGTGCTGAAACCGCTTTTTTGGGTAGCGACCAAACACGCTGGCTCAAGCAAACATTGAAAGCCTCAAGAGCAACTTGGAAAGTAATCGCTAGTGATATGCCAATTGGTTTGGTGGTGGCAGATGGCCAAACAGCCTTTGAAAATGGAGCGAATGGCGATGGTCCAGCGTTGGGGCGCGAACTGGAAACCGCCGATCTTTTGCGTTTCATCAAACAAAACAACATTCGCAATGTCGTTTGGCTCACTGCCGATGTGCATTACGCCGCTGCCCATTATTACGACCCAGCCAAAGCGCAATTCACTGAGTTCAAACCCTTCTGGGAATTTGTGGCAGGACCACTACATTCCGGCACCTTTGGGCCTAACAAACTCGATAATACGTTTGGTCCAGAAGTGCGTTTCCAGAGCGTGCCTGATGGCATGAAAGCGAACCGACCTCCCAGTGAAGGGCTCCAGTTCTTTGGTCAAGTTCAGATTGACGGCGATAGCCAAGTGATGAGCGTCAGCCTGCATAACCTCACGGGCAATAAGCTCTATCAGGTCGATCTGCAACCTGAAGCTTAA
- a CDS encoding CoA-acylating methylmalonate-semialdehyde dehydrogenase, which yields MTHLNVVQNYINGEWCASSATEHLDVMNPATAEVLARMPLSPADEVNQAAEAAQAALVGWRRTPPMERVQYLFKLKNLLEEHFDDLARTITLECGKTLTESKGEMRRAIENVEVACGIPILMQGHTAEDIAQGIDELMIRQPVGVAAAICPFNFPGMIVFWFLPYAIACGNTYIVKPSERVPLTLQKVFQLLDKTGLPKGVVNLVNGAKEAVDAILDHPAVRAISFVGSTPVARYVYSRASANGKRAQCQGGAKNPVIVLPDADIEMTTRIAADSAFGCAGQRCLAASVAVTVGAARQSFTEAIAAAASSRVVGFGLDEGVQMGPVITAQSRERIEGLIQKGADEGATVLVDGRQSKIPSYERGNFVRPTILQNVNPAGEIARTEIFGPVLSLIHLETIDEAIALVNSGEYGNMACLFTNSGAAARKFRYEAEAGNIGINIGVAAPMAFFPFSGWKASFFGDLHGQGHHAVEFFTQTKVVVERWPRDWSRQF from the coding sequence ATGACCCACTTGAACGTTGTCCAAAACTACATTAATGGTGAGTGGTGTGCCTCCAGCGCAACTGAACATCTTGATGTCATGAATCCTGCAACTGCTGAAGTGCTGGCTAGGATGCCCCTTTCACCAGCTGATGAAGTTAATCAGGCAGCTGAGGCAGCTCAAGCAGCATTGGTAGGTTGGCGACGCACGCCGCCCATGGAGCGCGTGCAATACCTGTTCAAACTGAAAAATCTGCTCGAAGAGCACTTCGACGACCTGGCTCGCACAATCACCCTCGAATGCGGCAAGACTCTGACCGAGTCAAAGGGTGAAATGCGACGGGCAATTGAGAACGTAGAAGTGGCCTGTGGTATCCCAATTTTAATGCAAGGTCATACCGCCGAAGACATTGCTCAAGGCATAGATGAGCTGATGATTCGGCAACCGGTAGGCGTAGCAGCAGCGATTTGCCCGTTTAACTTTCCGGGCATGATTGTTTTTTGGTTTTTGCCCTATGCCATCGCCTGTGGCAACACTTACATCGTCAAGCCCTCGGAGCGGGTTCCGTTGACTTTGCAAAAGGTGTTTCAACTGCTGGATAAAACCGGCTTGCCCAAGGGAGTGGTCAACCTGGTCAATGGCGCCAAAGAAGCCGTCGATGCCATTCTGGACCACCCCGCCGTCCGGGCGATTAGCTTTGTGGGCTCGACCCCAGTTGCTCGCTACGTCTACAGCCGCGCCTCCGCCAATGGCAAACGCGCCCAGTGTCAGGGCGGGGCCAAGAACCCAGTGATCGTGCTGCCTGATGCGGACATTGAAATGACCACTCGCATTGCGGCGGATAGTGCCTTCGGCTGTGCGGGACAGCGCTGTCTAGCAGCTTCGGTAGCAGTAACTGTGGGCGCTGCTCGACAGAGCTTTACTGAAGCCATTGCCGCTGCGGCCAGTTCCCGCGTGGTTGGCTTTGGCCTGGATGAGGGGGTGCAGATGGGGCCAGTAATCACGGCGCAAAGCCGAGAGCGGATCGAAGGGCTGATTCAAAAAGGGGCGGACGAAGGCGCAACGGTGTTGGTAGATGGTCGTCAGTCCAAGATCCCAAGCTATGAACGGGGCAACTTTGTGCGACCGACGATTTTGCAAAATGTGAATCCGGCGGGAGAAATCGCACGAACTGAAATTTTCGGTCCGGTGTTGAGCTTGATCCATTTAGAAACCATTGATGAGGCGATCGCGCTGGTCAACAGTGGCGAGTACGGCAATATGGCCTGCCTATTTACCAATAGTGGAGCCGCAGCCCGCAAGTTCCGTTACGAAGCCGAAGCAGGCAACATCGGCATCAATATCGGCGTGGCGGCCCCGATGGCTTTCTTTCCGTTTAGCGGTTGGAAGGCAAGCTTCTTCGGGGATTTGCATGGGCAGGGCCATCACGCCGTTGAGTTCTTTACTCAGACCAAAGTCGTGGTCGAGCGCTGGCCTCGCGATTGGTCGCGCCAGTTTTGA
- a CDS encoding alpha/beta hydrolase gives MAQFTKGGQLGWFHDEKHSGGFFHTYDALQVRAEDKPRKVHIFLPRDYETSQEHYPVVYMNDGDTAFFPDGAVGKSWDMANVLSNLYQNNQIRKLIVVAVHPLNRDREYTHAPVWQRECCGVDGYSSYLVNAVKPFVDANYRTLREAQNTMTLGSSHGGLAAFCLGMWHPNQFGLVGALSPSFWVGLDSMPGLSFMSSLRSSKLLNLARPTLQSPEKRLKIYLDWGLIRTGGEHNSFIEERATARGREMRDLLQKDFGYRLNDDLYVVEDPAGDHTEESWQRRIPNVIKIFFGH, from the coding sequence ATGGCGCAGTTTACCAAAGGTGGCCAACTGGGTTGGTTCCACGATGAAAAGCATTCTGGGGGTTTCTTTCATACCTACGATGCTTTGCAGGTTAGGGCAGAGGATAAGCCACGCAAAGTGCATATTTTTCTGCCCCGTGATTACGAGACTAGCCAGGAACACTACCCCGTGGTTTACATGAACGACGGGGATACTGCGTTCTTTCCCGATGGGGCGGTTGGTAAATCTTGGGACATGGCGAATGTTCTGAGCAACCTCTATCAGAACAACCAAATTCGTAAGCTGATTGTGGTTGCAGTCCACCCTTTGAATCGGGATCGGGAATATACCCATGCCCCAGTTTGGCAACGGGAATGCTGTGGTGTAGATGGCTATTCATCCTATTTAGTCAATGCCGTAAAGCCCTTTGTTGACGCCAATTACAGAACGCTGAGAGAGGCCCAAAACACGATGACTTTGGGCTCATCTCATGGTGGGCTGGCTGCGTTTTGTCTTGGCATGTGGCATCCTAACCAGTTCGGATTGGTGGGAGCACTATCTCCCTCTTTTTGGGTAGGACTAGACTCCATGCCGGGTCTCTCGTTCATGAGTTCCCTACGCTCGTCCAAGCTGCTTAACTTAGCGCGTCCTACCCTCCAGAGCCCAGAGAAACGCTTGAAGATTTATCTGGATTGGGGCCTAATTCGCACAGGTGGGGAGCACAATTCGTTTATTGAGGAACGAGCCACGGCAAGAGGCCGAGAGATGCGGGATCTACTGCAAAAGGATTTTGGCTATCGGCTGAATGATGACTTGTATGTGGTGGAAGATCCAGCGGGGGATCACACGGAAGAATCTTGGCAGCGCCGAATACCCAACGTGATTAAGATCTTTTTTGGTCACTAG